In Canis lupus familiaris isolate Mischka breed German Shepherd chromosome 9, alternate assembly UU_Cfam_GSD_1.0, whole genome shotgun sequence, a single window of DNA contains:
- the FN3K gene encoding fructosamine-3-kinase isoform X1 encodes MFEGELASLEALRATGLVRVPQPVKVIDLPGGGAAFVMEHLKMRSLSSQASRLGEQMAELHLHNQRLKDRCREEESTLGRRAEGATYVSRFGFHTVTCCGFIPQVNEWQDDWPTFFARHRLQAQLDLIEKDYADREARELWSQLQVKIPDLFCGLEIVPALLHGDLWSGNVAEDDVGPVIYDPASFYGHSEFELAIALMFGGFPRSFFTAYHRKIPKAPGFDKRLLLYQLFNYLNHWNHFGQGYRSPSLGTMRKLLK; translated from the exons ATGTTTGAGGGAGAGCTGGCCAGCCTGGAGGCTCTCCGGGCCACCGGCCTGGTGCGGGTGCCTCAGCCAGTCAAGGTGATTGACCTGCCCGGAGGGGGGGCCGCCTTTGTGATGGAGCATCTGAAGATGAGGAGCTTGAGCAG TCAGGCGTCCAGGCTCGGAGAGCAGATGGCAGAGCTGCACCTCCACAACCAGAGGCTGAAGGACAGGTGCCGGGAGGAGGAGAGCACGCTGG GCCGCAGGGCTGAGGGGGCCACGTACGTGAGCAGGTTTGGCTTCCACACGGTGACCTGCTGTGGCTTCATCCCTCAG GTGAACGAGTGGCAGGATGACTGGCCCACCTTCTTTGCTCGGCACCGTCTCCAAGCGCAGCTGGACCTCATTGAAAAGGACTATGCTGATCGAGAGGCCCGAGAACTCTGGTCACAGCTACAG gtgaAGATTCCGGATCTGTTTTGTGGCCTAGAGATCGTCCCTGCCCTGCTTCATGGGGATCTCTGGTCTGGGAACGTCGCCGAGGACGACGTGGGACCCGTTATTTACGACCCAGCTTCCTTCTACGGACATTCTGAGTTTGAACTGGCCATTGCGTTGATGTTTGGGGGGTTCCCCAGATCCTTCTTCACTGCCTACCACCGCAAGATCCCCAAGGCTCCGGGGTTCGACAAGCGGCTGCTGCTGTACCAGCTCTTTAACTACCTGAACCACTGGAACCACTTCGGGCAGGGGTACAGGAGCCCCTCCCTGGGCACCATGAGGAAGCTTCTCAAGTAG
- the FN3K gene encoding fructosamine-3-kinase isoform X2 — protein sequence MEHLLRAELRTATLRPFGSPGAGCISEGRAYDTDAGPVFVKVNRRTQARQMFEGELASLEALRATGLVRVPQPVKVIDLPGGGAAFVMEHLKMRSLSSQASRLGEQMAELHLHNQRLKDRCREEESTLGRRAEGATYVSRFGFHTVTCCGFIPQVNEWQDDWPTFFARHRLQAQLDLIEKDYADREARELWSQLQVKIPDLFCGLEIVPALLHGDLWSGNVAEDDVGPVIYDPASFYGHSEFELAIALMFGGFPRSFFTAYHRKIPKAPGFDKRLLLYQLFNYLNHWNHFGQGYRSPSLGTMRKLLK from the exons ATGGAGCACCTGCTGCGCGCCGAGCTGCGCACCGCGACCCTGCGGCCCTTCGGGAGCCCCGGGGCGGGCTGCATCAGCGAGGGGCGCGCCTACGACACGGACGCGGGCCCGGTGTTCGTCAAGGTCAACCGCAGGACGCAG GCCCGGCAGATGTTTGAGGGAGAGCTGGCCAGCCTGGAGGCTCTCCGGGCCACCGGCCTGGTGCGGGTGCCTCAGCCAGTCAAGGTGATTGACCTGCCCGGAGGGGGGGCCGCCTTTGTGATGGAGCATCTGAAGATGAGGAGCTTGAGCAG TCAGGCGTCCAGGCTCGGAGAGCAGATGGCAGAGCTGCACCTCCACAACCAGAGGCTGAAGGACAGGTGCCGGGAGGAGGAGAGCACGCTGG GCCGCAGGGCTGAGGGGGCCACGTACGTGAGCAGGTTTGGCTTCCACACGGTGACCTGCTGTGGCTTCATCCCTCAG GTGAACGAGTGGCAGGATGACTGGCCCACCTTCTTTGCTCGGCACCGTCTCCAAGCGCAGCTGGACCTCATTGAAAAGGACTATGCTGATCGAGAGGCCCGAGAACTCTGGTCACAGCTACAG gtgaAGATTCCGGATCTGTTTTGTGGCCTAGAGATCGTCCCTGCCCTGCTTCATGGGGATCTCTGGTCTGGGAACGTCGCCGAGGACGACGTGGGACCCGTTATTTACGACCCAGCTTCCTTCTACGGACATTCTGAGTTTGAACTGGCCATTGCGTTGATGTTTGGGGGGTTCCCCAGATCCTTCTTCACTGCCTACCACCGCAAGATCCCCAAGGCTCCGGGGTTCGACAAGCGGCTGCTGCTGTACCAGCTCTTTAACTACCTGAACCACTGGAACCACTTCGGGCAGGGGTACAGGAGCCCCTCCCTGGGCACCATGAGGAAGCTTCTCAAGTAG
- the FN3KRP gene encoding ketosamine-3-kinase, with product MEALLRRELGCDFVRATGHSGGGCISQGQSYDTDRGRVFVKVNSKAEARRMFEGEMASLTAILRTDTVRVPKPIKVLDAPGGGSALVMEHVDMRALDSHAARLGTQLADLHLENKRLGETLRKEASTVGKGGGQVDRAFVDKFGFDVVTCCGYLPQVNDWQDDWVTFYARQRIQPQMDMVEKGSGDREARELWSALQLKIPDLFRDLDIVPALLHGDLWAGNVAEDSSGPVIFDPASFYGHAEYELAIAGMFGGFGRSFYSAYHGAIPKAPGFEARLQLYQLFHYLNHWNHFGSGYRGSSLNIMRNLVR from the exons ATGGAGGCTCTGCTGAGGCGGGAGCTGGGCTGCGACTTCGTCAGGGCGACGGGTCACTCGGGGGGCGGGTGCATCAGCCAGGGCCAGAGTTACGACACGGACAGGGGACGCGTGTTTGTGAAAGTGAACTCCAAGGCGGAG GCCAGAAGAATGTTTGAAGGTGAGATGGCAAGTCTGACCGCCATCCTGAGGACGGACACGGTCCGGGTGCCCAAGCCCATCAAGGTCCTTGATGCCCCGGGCGGCGGCAGCGCGCTGGTGATGGAGCACGTGGACATGCGGGCTCTGGACAG CCATGCCGCCAGGCTGGGAACCCAGCTCGCAGACCTACATCTGGAGAACAAGAGGCTTGGGGAGACGCTCCGGAAGGAGGCCAGCACCGTGG GGAAAGGAGGCGGGCAGGTGGACCGGGCCTTTGTGGACAAGTTCGGGTTTGACGTGGTGACATGCTGTGGATACCTCCCCCAG GTGAATGACTGGCAGGACGACTGGGTGACCTTCTATGCCCGGCAGCGCATTCAGCCCCAGATGGACATGGTGGAGAAGGGGTCTGGGGACAGGGAGGCCCGGGAACTCTGGTCTGCTCTGCAG CTGAAGATCCCTGACCTGTTTCGTGACCTGGACATCGTCCCGGCCCTGCTCCACGGGGACCTCTGGGCCGGAAACGTCGCGGAGGACTCCTCCGGGCCTGTCATCTTCGACCCGGCTTCCTTCTACGGCCACGCGGAGTACGAGCTGGCGATAGCCGGCATGTTCGGAGGCTTCGGCCGCTCCTTCTACTCTGCCTACCACGGCGCCATCCCCAAGGCCCCGGGCTTCGAGGCTCGCCTGCAGCTCTATCAGCTCTTCCACTACTTGAACCACTGGAATCACTTTGGATCGGGGTACAGAGGGTCGTCCCTGAACATCATGAGGAACCTTGTCAGATGA